Genomic DNA from Rhodospirillaceae bacterium:
CTTTGAGGTTGTCCGAAAACGGCAGGCCCGGTTCCCGGCCGGTACTCAGTGCCCGATCATCCAGGGGCGCGAGCCCTTGTGGACGTGGCGATGCTTGCCGTGGCCGTGGCCGTGGCCGTGGTGACTGTGATCGTGTTTCTTGACGTTTCCGACTTTAGGTTCGTGGGCGCTCTTTTCGTTACGCCCGTGCGCAATCCGGTTGTTCGGATCCATATCGGCGAGAA
This window encodes:
- a CDS encoding zinc ribbon domain-containing protein; amino-acid sequence: MPLYEYICRDCGPFTEIERMARASEPMPCPSCEQLAPRGISAPFLADMDPNNRIAHGRNEKSAHEPKVGNVKKHDHSHHGHGHGHGKHRHVHKGSRPWMIGH